The genomic interval GCCGCTGATCTTCAACGATGAGACTCAAGACGCCGCCGAAAAATTACTCGACCGCCTCAAGTCTGCCCTGCGGCCTGCCTCGCCCTCGTCAAGCGGACTCTCCGCTGGGAGCGCCGCCGAACTTGCCGCGCACGCCGAAGCGACTCGCAAATCCTTCACCGATGCGATGGACGACGATTTCAATTCCCCGCTCGCGCTCGCCGCGTTGTATGAACTCGTCAAAGCCATCAACACCGCCCGCGATAACGGCGCGAATGATGCTCAACTCGAACCCGCGCAAAAATCTTTACGCGAACTCACCGGCGTGTTTGGCTTGCAACTCAAAGAAAAGACTGGTTCAAGCGAGAACGAAGCAAAGGTTGTTGCGCTCATCGCCGAACGCACGGAGGCGCGCAAACAAAAACAATGGGCGCGTTCGGACGAACTCCGCGACCAGTTGAAAGCCATGGGCGTGACCATCGAAGACAGCAAAGACGGAACGACGTGGCGGTGGAGTTAAGAGTTCGTAAAAATATAAAATCTCTGTGGGGATGCGGTTGCGCCGCATCCCGCTCGCAGTTGCACTGCGAGCGAACAAACACACGGAGGTTATTCATTTACCGACCCTAATTATGCGGAGGCAGATGGCGCTCCGCCTTTTATCCCCGCTCGATACTCCTCATCAATACGACCATCAGCGCCGCCGTTAAAACCAGCATTGTAAAACCTCCGCCGCTCCCCCACAAGACAAACCCAACCCAGGGCAGGATGAATGCCAACAGGGCGACAACCTGCGTGATCGGCGAGCGTGTAAAACCCGCGCACTCCATCAACGGAATCCATACAAAGGCGAAGTCATAGTTTTGCAGGTAGGGGTTCACCAGTAACATCATGCAAGTAAACAGAGCCACCAACCTGCCATCCTGCAAGCGTGGAAAGCTTCGCGCAAGCAGGGCAACCAAACCGATCAACAATGCGAGCGACACAAGAAACGCCCGGTCGAATCCAAAGCCGACGAGTTGGGTGATCGCCATCGGCAGGCTGTCGCACTGTCTGCATGCAGACGCATCCTTGAACGCGAAGAGCGACCCCCAGTAATTGACTACCCAGTTTCCATCCGCGAGAAATCCGATGGCAAAAAGAAATAGACCGGTCACTGCGGCGCTCTTCAACGCGCGCGCGCCGAAGTCATCGCGTCGAAGCAAAAGGTGGACAGCCACTGCCAGCAAGGCGAATGCTCCCACATGCGGTTTGAACGTGGTGAGCGCCATCCCCACTGCCAGGACGGCGGCATTTTTCTGGCGCAAGGCATAGACCATCATTGCCATCCCCAGCATGGTTGGGAAAACGTATTGCCCAACCATCAACGCGCCGAGGCTGGGGAAAAACAAAGGAGCCAGGACAAATGAAATCAGGCGCGAACGGGGGGTCCATCCATCGGTAATTAACCAGGCCGAGAGCATCAGCATGGCGGTGTTGAGCAGGAACCACATCCGCACTGCAATAGAGATGGGAAGCAGGGCAATAGGCAGGGTTGCCAGGGCGTACCACGGCGGATATGGAAAAGGCAGGACGAATACCCGCTCAACAGCAACGCCAAGATCGTTCGCCACCATTTGCTCCTGCCCAGCCAGGTCGTACAACGGGATGCCGCGCAGGAGTCCGCTATCTGCCCGGTAGAGCACTTGAAAATCGAGGAAGGGTTCCAAGGGCAAAGGCGCAAACCAGGCGACCGCCAACATAACCCCAAGGGTAACGATAACAAACCCGAGCGTGAGAGCGATTCGTTTCATACGCTTTTCGCGTTAAGCCGTGTTCCTTTCTGGACAACGACTCGGCGACAACCATGCTGATTGTATCCTCCACCTTTCAAATTATGCTATGATGCAAATAGAATGCAAACTGCAGCGCTGAGTCGTGTTCAAGGACGCCTGTCAACATCCCTCCCGCTGGTATGGGTTTCGCTCGCCTTCCTTGCGGGGATCGCGCTTGCCAGTTATCTCTCCTTGCCGGTTTGGGTTTGGGCGGTATTTGCCGTTCTCTTTATGATCCTTGCCATCTTCGTTCGCCGTTTTTCTCCCTTCGAAAGTCTCCGGGCATCGCATCCCACGTTTCACTTTCTATTTCAACCTTTTTTCTTTCTTCTCTTTTTCTTTCTGTTTCTCGGTTCAGCCCGCTACCAATTCTCCGTCCCCAACTTCGACGCGTTCCACGTCGCCTTCTACAATGACCGCAATTACGATTTGCTACTCACCGGTCATCTCGTTGAACCCCCCGATTACCGCGACTCCTACACCAACCTCCGCCTACAAGTGACAGCCGTAGACACCGGCGACGGCGATCTCCCAGTCGAAGGCTTGTTGCTTGCGCGTGTGGACGCCAACCAGCCCTTTCACTACGGCGAAATCATCCGCCTGCGCGGCAAACTCAAAACCCCGCCCGAAAACGAAGACTTCTCGTACCGCGACTACCTCGCCGCGCAAAACGTCCACTCGTACATTTCCAGCGCGGAGGTGACGATCTTGCCCGGCCGCGGCGGCAACATCTTCTCAGCCGCGCTCTACGCTTTCAAAGAACGATCGCTCGCCAACATCTACCGCATCTTTCCCGACCCCGAATCGTCCCTGCTGGCGGGTATCCTCCTCGGTGTGGATACGGGACTCACCAAAGAATTGCAACAAGCCTTCAAAAACACCGGCACCGCGCACATTATTGCCATCTCGGGCTTCAACATCAGCATCATCGCCGGGATCTTCTTTACGATGTTCAGCCGCATGGTTGGTCCGCGCTGGGGCTCGGCGCTTGCCGTGTTGGGGATTATCTTGTACACCCTGCTGGTCGGCGGCGACGCGGCAGTTGTGCGCGCCGCAATCATGGGAACGTTTGCTTTGTTCGCGCGGCAGATCGGGCGCAGGCAATTCGCGCTGAACACATTGCTTGCTGTGGCAATGTTGATGTGCGCGTGGAATCCGTTGTATATTTGGGATGTCGGCTTTCAATTATCGTTCTTCGCCACGCTGGGTCTCATCCTCTACGCCGAACCGTTTTCCAAATTTGCCGCCCGCGCGCTCAACCGCTATGTTCCACTTTCCACTGCTGAAAAAATAATTCAGCCTCTTTCCGATTTCGTCCTCCTCACCTTTGCCGCGCAACTCACCACCATTCCAATCATGGCATATCACTTCCAGCGCATCTCGCTCATTTCGTTCATCGCCAACCCATTCATCCTGCCGGCGCAACCGGCGGTGATGATCCTCGGCGGCGTCGCGGTCCTCCTCAGCCTGATCTGGCTGCCGCTGGGTCAACTGGCGGCGTGGGTCGCTTACCCGTTCACGTTGTACACCATCCGCATCGTCGAACTCTTCGACCGCGTGCCGCATGGGACGATCTTTCTGGGAGATTTCTCTTTCGGATTCGTGATCCTGTTCTACGCGGCGCTTCTGTTGCTGACCATTCGACCGGCTCACGGCGGCGCCTTCGGCTGGTCTGCCCTTCGCG from Candidatus Defluviilinea gracilis carries:
- a CDS encoding ComEC/Rec2 family competence protein, which gives rise to MQTAALSRVQGRLSTSLPLVWVSLAFLAGIALASYLSLPVWVWAVFAVLFMILAIFVRRFSPFESLRASHPTFHFLFQPFFFLLFFFLFLGSARYQFSVPNFDAFHVAFYNDRNYDLLLTGHLVEPPDYRDSYTNLRLQVTAVDTGDGDLPVEGLLLARVDANQPFHYGEIIRLRGKLKTPPENEDFSYRDYLAAQNVHSYISSAEVTILPGRGGNIFSAALYAFKERSLANIYRIFPDPESSLLAGILLGVDTGLTKELQQAFKNTGTAHIIAISGFNISIIAGIFFTMFSRMVGPRWGSALAVLGIILYTLLVGGDAAVVRAAIMGTFALFARQIGRRQFALNTLLAVAMLMCAWNPLYIWDVGFQLSFFATLGLILYAEPFSKFAARALNRYVPLSTAEKIIQPLSDFVLLTFAAQLTTIPIMAYHFQRISLISFIANPFILPAQPAVMILGGVAVLLSLIWLPLGQLAAWVAYPFTLYTIRIVELFDRVPHGTIFLGDFSFGFVILFYAALLLLTIRPAHGGAFGWSALRERIHSLRAKAGALGAGSAVVLLTIALLLIWRAAVSLPDRLLHITFLDVGSADAVFIKTPSGKNILVNGGPSVTILSDELGRRVSAFNRSLDWLIIASTEEEQVASLPRALERYTPDSVLWSGNRQGSFSSRVLYEYLTLQAIPVTFAETNQTLDLGDGAALQILTTGARGSVLLIEWQNFRAVLPIGMSFEAIAELRDGQSVGPVSVLSLADSGYAPSNPPEWIVNLNPEVIVLNVSAGDQNGMPDDETLDAVKDHELLRTDQNGWIEITTNGEQMWVNVERNRGE
- a CDS encoding DUF2029 domain-containing protein — translated: MKRIALTLGFVIVTLGVMLAVAWFAPLPLEPFLDFQVLYRADSGLLRGIPLYDLAGQEQMVANDLGVAVERVFVLPFPYPPWYALATLPIALLPISIAVRMWFLLNTAMLMLSAWLITDGWTPRSRLISFVLAPLFFPSLGALMVGQYVFPTMLGMAMMVYALRQKNAAVLAVGMALTTFKPHVGAFALLAVAVHLLLRRDDFGARALKSAAVTGLFLFAIGFLADGNWVVNYWGSLFAFKDASACRQCDSLPMAITQLVGFGFDRAFLVSLALLIGLVALLARSFPRLQDGRLVALFTCMMLLVNPYLQNYDFAFVWIPLMECAGFTRSPITQVVALLAFILPWVGFVLWGSGGGFTMLVLTAALMVVLMRSIERG